The proteins below come from a single Hemibagrus wyckioides isolate EC202008001 linkage group LG22, SWU_Hwy_1.0, whole genome shotgun sequence genomic window:
- the ankrd13a gene encoding ankyrin repeat domain-containing protein 13A → MDFKQKFPLHWLVWENDYRQLEKQIQAHNIEEVDPRGRTPLHLAVSLGHLESVRVLLRHGAQVTKENAKNWTVLQEAVSTGDPEMVQLVLQRRDYLKASTALAGVPELLCKIRESPDFYMEMKWEFTSWIPLVSRVCPSDVCRIWKSGTNLRVDATLLGFENMTWIRGRRSYIFKGDESCAELMEVNHDDELVDTERFDITRELDEVTLDSMQPDQQEVAKRLTTPIVNTFLDTKDISFERCKSGIWGWRTDRTEVVNGFESKVFSVNNVNVVIRTRTEHLTDEEKARIKSERNVLESFLGTVEQQISAQGDLTLEYATATNPTAITPEEYFNPDFDLKDRDIGRPIELTIRTQRFKGTLWMSEEHPLSLVEQVTPIIDLMARTSTHFARLRDFIQLRFPPGFPVKIEIPLFHVLNARITFGNVNKCGTEEQAEASNSATTPSPTEDMESESSKASGVAPFQVSPSVFTVPAHYHQRGGSRHTHAPHPPNHDEELLQYAIHQSLLESNGYSTQNPWGDSNGVSRHSLVESLSDGNVSEGVLVDLSETTPTSTDSASSPDSELQLAIELSARAQEEEDRRRKEEEEELERILQLSLTEK, encoded by the exons ATGGACTTTAAACAGAAGTTTCCCCTGCACTGGCTTGTTTGGGAGAACGACTACAGACAGCTGGAAAAACAAATACAGGCG CACAACATCGAGGAGGTGGACCCGAGAGGACGAACCCCTCTACATTTAGCCGTGTCTCTGGGTCACCTGGAGTCGGTCCGAGTGCTGCTGAGACACGGGGCCCAGGTCACCAAAGAGAATGCCAAGAACTGGACCG tgcttcAGGAAGCGGTCAGCACTGGAGATCCAGAGATGGTGCAGCTGGTTCTGCAGCGGCGTGATTACCTCAAAGCCTCCACAGCTCTGGCAGGAGTGCCTGAGTTACTGTGCAAGATCCGTGAG tCTCCAGACTTCTACATGGAGATGAAGTGGGAGTTCACCAGCTGGA TCCCGTTGGTGTCACGTGTGTGTCCGAGTGACGTGTGTCGCATCTGGAAGAGCGGCACGAACCTGCGAGTGGACGCCACGCTGCTCGGCTTTGAGAACATGACGTGGATCAGGGGGAGGCGGAGCTACATCTTCAAGGGagatg AGAGCTGTGCCGAGCTGATGGAGGTGAATCACGACGATGAGCTGGTGGACACAGAGCGCTTTGACATCACGCGTGAGCTGGATGAGGTCACACTCGACTCCATGCAGCCTGACCAACAGGAAGTGGCCAAGCGGCTGACCACGCCCATCGTCAACACCTTCCTCGACACCAAAGACATCTCGTTCGAGAG ATGTAAATCTGGGATCTGGGGCTGGagaacagacagaacagaagTGGTGAACGGATTTGAATCAAAG GTTTTCTCAGTCAACAACGTGAACGTGGTGATTCGCACGAGGACGGAGCACCTCACCGATGAAGAGAAGGCCAGAATCAAGA GTGAGAGGAACGTGCTGGAGTCTTTTCTCGGGACAGTAGAGCAGCAGATCAGTGCTCAGGGG gatTTAACTCTAGAGTACGCAACAGCGACAAACCCAACAGCCATCACTCCGGAGGAATATTTTAACCCAGACTTTGACCTGAAGGACCGGGACATCGGACGCCCCATCGAGCTCACCATCAGAACCCAAAG GTTTAAGGGAACGTTATGGATGAGTGAGGAGCACCCCCTCTCACTGGTGGAGCAGGTGACCCCCATCATCGACTTGATGGCTCGCACCAGCACTCACTTCGCCCGTCTCAGAGACTTCATCCAGCTCCGCTTTCCCCCAGGCTTCCCCGTCAAGATCG AAATCCCGCTGTTCCACGTGCTCAACGCTCGCATCACGTTTGGAAATGTGAACAAGTGCGGTACGGAGGAGCAGGCTGAAGCAAGCAACTCggccacaacaccttcacccaCAGAGGACATGGAAAGCGAGAGCAGTAAAGCTTCAG gtgtcGCTCCATTCCAGGTGTCACCCTCTGTTTTCACTGTTCCTGCTCACTACCACCAGCGTGGGggcagcagacacacacacgcaccccaCCCGCCTAACCACGACGAGGAGCTGCTGCAGTATGCCATCCACCAGAGTCTGCTCGAGTCCAACGGATACAGCACACag AACCCCTGGGGTGACTCTAATGGAGTTTCGAGACACAGTCTGGTAGAAAGCCTCAGCGATGG GAACGTCTCTGAAGGCGTCCTCGTGGATCTCAGCGAGACCACGCCCACCAGCACAGACTCCGCCTCCAGCCCAGACTCCGAACTCCAACTGGCCATCGAGCTGTCCGCCCGAgcgcaggaggaggaggacaggaggcggaaagaagaggaggaggagctggagAGGATCCTGCAGCTCTCGCTTACGGAAAAGTGA
- the slc6a4b gene encoding solute carrier family 6 member 4b, whose product MHHHELSVNANPGLVQVPVMLQTESRDRWGKKMDFLLSVIGFAVDLGNVWRFPYICYQNGGGAFLIPYTLMAIFGGVPLFYMELALGQFHRTGAISIWKHICPIFKGIGFSICIIALYVSFYYNTIIAWALFYFYSSFSSTLPWTNCDNAWNTENCTNYFGKDNVTWTNYSRSPAEEFYTRNVLELHESEGLEKVGVIRWQLMLCLFLIFTVVYFSLWKGVKTSGKVVWVTATLPYAVLLILLIRGATLPGAWRGVVFYLQPKWEKLRDTSVWVDAAAQIFFSLGPGFGVLLALSSYNSFNNNCYRDAIVTSLVNCLTSFMSGFVIFTVLGYMAEQRHVNVEDVARNKGPSLLFITYPEAIANMMGSTFFAIIFFAMMITLGLDSTFGGLEAIITAVMDEYPDFLSHRREVFVLGLVTVCFLGSLSTLTKGGAYVVKLLEEFGVGFSIISIVFLEATAVSWFYGINRFSNDVKAMLGYTPGIFWRFCWVAISPTFLAYIIISSLLNPAPLVMFDYKFPDWSITVGYIIGFSSFIWIPVYMVYKLVWTPGSLKQRLAVCLRPERTLPDIHTDTLGLTPVP is encoded by the exons ATGCACCATCACGAGTTGTCGGTGAACGCGAACCCCGGGCTGGTTCAGGTTCCGGTGATGCTGCAGACGGAGTCCCGGGACAGATGGGGCAAAAAAATGGACTTTCTTCTGTCGGTGATCGGTTTTGCTGTGGACCTGGGGAACGTCTGGCGATTTCCTTACATCTGCTACCAAAACGGCGGAG GAGCCTTTCTCATCCCCTACACCCTAATGGCTATATTTGGAGGAGTCCCACTCTTCTACATGGAGCTGGCTCTGGGTCAATTCCACCGCACAGGTGCCATCTCCATCTGGAAACACATTTGCCCAATATTCAAAG gcaTCGGTTTCTCCATCTGCATCATCGCGTTGTATGTCTCCTTCTACTACAACACCATCATCGCGTGGGCGTTGTTCTACTTCTACTCGTCGTTCAGCAGCACTCTGCCATGGACAAACTGCGACAATGCATGGAACACGGAAAACTGCACCAACTACTTTGGCAAGGACAACGTGACGTGGACCAACTACTCCCGCTCACCGGCCGAGGAGTTTTACAC GAGGAACGTGTTGGAGCTGCACGAGTCGGAGGGTTTGGAGAAAGTGGGTGTGATCCGCTGGCAGCTGATGCTCtgcctcttcctcatcttcactGTCGTCTACTTCAGCCTGTGGAAAGGAGTCAAAACATCAGGCAAG gtGGTTTGGGTCACAGCCACTCTTCCCTACGCAGtcttgttgattttgttaatTCGAGGAGCAACATTACCTGGAGCCTGGAGGGGCGTCGTCTTCTACCTGCAGCCCAAATGGGAGAAACTAAGGGACACgagt gtctgGGTGGATGCAGCAGCTCAGATCTTCTTCTCTCTCGGCCCAGGGTTTGGTGTTCTGCTCGCTCTATCCAGCTACAACTCCTTCAACAACAACTGCTACAG AGATGCCATTGTGACGAGTTTGGTCAACTGCCTGACCAGCTTCATGTCTGgttttgtgatttttactgttCTGGGCTACATGGCCGAGCAGAGACACGTTAACGTGGAAGATGTAGCCAGAAACAAGg GCCCGAGTCTTCTGTTCATCACTTACCCAGAAGCCATTGCCAACATGATGGGCTCCACGTTTTTTGCCATCATCTTTTTTGCGATGATGATCACACTAGGATTGGACAGCACG tttggAGGTCTGGAAGCCATCATTACTGCGGTGATGGATGAGTACCCAGACTTTCTGTCCCACAGGAGGGAGGTGTTTGTTCTGGGTCTGGTGACCGTGTGCTTTTTGGGATCTCTGAGCACTCTGACTAAA GGCGGTGCATATGTAGTAAAACTTCTTGAAGAGTTTGGAGTGGGATTTTCTATAATATCCATTGTGTTTCTGGAAGCCACTGCTGTCTCCTGGTTTTATG GCATCAATAGATTCAGCAACGACGTCAAAGCCATGCTGGGATACACACCCGGAATCTTCTGGAGGTTTTGTTGGGTGGCCATCAGCCCGACTTTTCTAGCg TACATCATTATCAGCTCTCTGCTGAATCCGGCCCCTTTGGTCATGTTCGATTACAAGTTCCCCGACTGGAGCATCACGGTGGGTTACATCATCGGATTCTCCTCTTTCATCTGGATCCCCGTCTACATGGTGTATAAGCTGGTGTGGACGCCCGGCTCGCTCAAACAG CGTCTGGCTGTTTGCCTGCGGCCCGAACGAACGTTGCCTGACATCCACACAGACACGCTGGGTTTGACTCCGGTACCTTAA